In Streptomyces sclerotialus, one genomic interval encodes:
- a CDS encoding DUF5691 domain-containing protein, translating into MSGSAAPWGELVSAALLGTERRTPDVPVRAGQDPAAALLDAAAVSTVRRRAGLRPAPAAERPAPAPPDPRPELPDAARRRLALLLADRGGHAGSRRGAAPDLTELLPQWLAAAGERGYRAPAALLPALLDAARARTDLRPAALALAGPRALWLARLNDDWKFALRGIGGAAAIPARRDQEASRRLWEEGLFAERVALLSATRRLDPAAGLALLTSTWATERAEDRLMFLDSLRDGLSSADEPFLEKALSDRSRNVRATAAELLSALPDSALAARMAERATACLRLAVPGEEGEEGPMAGPGGGPEEGTDGSTARSGGDTPRSGRDSAESDGRGAVLVVGAPQACDAGMERDGVVAKAPAGRGERSWWLGQLLESAPLGVWSGRLGGRGPAEIVALPVTDGRRTEVHDAWCRAAVRQRDAAWARALLGPPSAAAASQGTDVTGRGATSAGLSGPGTPGAGGEAGSSRDAAKLLGVLPEEERAAWVAEFIASHGLSDAFRLLGVCAVPWTEPLGTAVVDALDIARDAGSYPWSFSGVMGLAERCLDPAAADRLDRLTARGDEPEDGSPGADGYWSEAFQRLVGTLRLRATMHAELAGPGPRSAEAES; encoded by the coding sequence ATGAGTGGAAGCGCTGCTCCGTGGGGGGAGCTGGTCAGTGCCGCGCTGCTCGGGACGGAGCGGCGGACACCGGACGTTCCGGTGCGTGCGGGGCAGGACCCGGCCGCCGCGCTGCTGGACGCGGCCGCGGTGAGCACGGTACGGCGGCGGGCCGGCCTGCGCCCCGCCCCGGCGGCGGAACGGCCGGCCCCGGCCCCGCCGGACCCGCGCCCCGAGCTGCCGGACGCGGCGCGGCGCAGGCTCGCGCTGTTGCTGGCCGACCGTGGCGGGCACGCCGGCAGTCGGCGGGGCGCGGCCCCCGACCTGACGGAGCTGCTGCCGCAGTGGCTCGCCGCTGCCGGGGAGCGGGGGTACCGCGCGCCTGCCGCGCTGCTGCCCGCGCTGCTGGACGCGGCCAGGGCCCGTACGGATCTGCGGCCCGCCGCGCTCGCGCTGGCCGGGCCGCGTGCGCTGTGGCTGGCGCGGCTGAACGACGACTGGAAGTTCGCGCTGCGCGGCATCGGTGGCGCGGCGGCGATACCGGCCCGGCGGGACCAGGAGGCGAGTCGGCGCCTGTGGGAGGAGGGGCTGTTCGCTGAGCGGGTGGCGTTGCTGTCCGCGACCCGGCGCCTCGATCCGGCGGCGGGCCTGGCCCTGCTCACGAGTACGTGGGCCACCGAACGGGCCGAGGACCGGCTGATGTTCCTGGACTCGCTCCGGGACGGGTTGTCGTCCGCCGACGAGCCCTTCCTGGAGAAGGCGTTGTCCGACCGCAGCCGGAACGTCCGGGCGACGGCGGCCGAGCTGCTGTCCGCCCTCCCCGACTCCGCCCTGGCCGCCCGTATGGCGGAACGCGCGACGGCCTGCCTGCGGCTCGCGGTCCCGGGAGAGGAAGGGGAGGAAGGCCCGATGGCGGGACCAGGGGGAGGCCCGGAAGAGGGGACGGACGGGAGTACGGCCCGGTCGGGCGGGGATACGCCCCGGTCGGGCCGGGATTCGGCCGAGTCGGACGGGCGCGGTGCGGTCCTGGTCGTCGGGGCGCCGCAGGCCTGTGACGCGGGGATGGAGCGGGACGGGGTGGTGGCGAAGGCTCCCGCCGGGCGGGGCGAACGGTCCTGGTGGCTGGGCCAGTTGCTGGAGTCGGCGCCGCTGGGGGTGTGGTCCGGGCGGCTGGGCGGCCGCGGTCCGGCGGAGATCGTCGCGCTGCCGGTGACCGACGGGCGGCGTACCGAGGTGCACGACGCCTGGTGCCGGGCGGCGGTGCGCCAGCGGGACGCCGCCTGGGCGCGGGCGCTCCTGGGCCCCCCGTCCGCGGCAGCCGCGTCACAGGGCACCGACGTCACAGGCAGGGGCGCCACGAGCGCGGGTCTCTCGGGCCCCGGCACCCCGGGCGCCGGCGGGGAGGCCGGGTCGTCGCGGGACGCGGCGAAGCTGCTCGGCGTGCTGCCGGAGGAAGAACGTGCGGCGTGGGTCGCGGAGTTCATCGCGTCGCACGGGCTGTCGGACGCGTTCCGGCTGCTGGGGGTGTGCGCCGTGCCCTGGACGGAGCCGCTCGGCACGGCGGTCGTGGACGCCCTGGACATCGCGCGGGACGCCGGGAGTTACCCGTGGAGCTTCAGCGGAGTGATGGGGCTGGCCGAGCGGTGCCTGGACCCGGCCGCCGCCGACCGGCTCGACCGGCTCACGGCGCGGGGCGACGAACCGGAGGACGGCTCGCCGGGCGCTGACGGCTACTGGTCCGAGGCCTTCCAGCGCCTCGTCGGCACCCTCCGGCTCCGCGCCACGATGCACGCCGAGCTCGCCGGGCCGGGGCCGCGGTCCGCCGAGGCGGAGTCATGA
- a CDS encoding SWIM zinc finger family protein, producing the protein MLGTDGEQTLKPRAQGERWTTGQVLAVAPDAASRKAGGKLATPGPWTETGAGDGAVWGVCKGSGGTPYRTMTDTTGPAFKCSCPSRKFPCKHALGLLLLWAGEDGSEGDAERAVPAGEPPQWVAEWLSGRREHREDRPGTGDKDGGKGDKGSKGLADPEAARRRAERRAQRIGAGAEELERRLADLLRSGLAAADRTGYGSWDETAARMVDAQAPGLAARVRELGSIPGSGADWPSRLLEECALLHLLDEGFLGIERLPEPLAATVRTRVGLPADAAGTGAADRAGASDTAADGAASGSVRGSADGSAVRSRERTVRDRWLVLAQQDREEGPQGKLTTRRIWMRGERTRRMALHLSFAGPGRAHDLALPPGLVLDADLTYHPGARPLRATLGERYAPAAPGDMPAGCGTDAALAAYGDALRDDPWLDSWPVVLADVVPIPARPPAPGRPGTGWQLADADGESALPVDPRCEGGAGLWQLAAVSGGGPVTVFGECGHRGFVPLTTWDPAPVAL; encoded by the coding sequence ATGCTGGGAACGGATGGGGAACAGACCCTGAAACCCCGAGCGCAGGGGGAACGCTGGACGACCGGGCAGGTGCTGGCGGTGGCGCCCGACGCGGCGTCGCGCAAGGCCGGCGGAAAGCTCGCGACGCCCGGCCCGTGGACGGAGACGGGCGCGGGCGACGGAGCGGTGTGGGGCGTGTGCAAAGGGAGCGGCGGCACTCCCTACCGCACGATGACGGACACGACGGGGCCCGCCTTCAAGTGCAGCTGCCCGAGCCGCAAGTTCCCGTGCAAGCACGCGCTGGGACTGCTGTTGCTGTGGGCGGGAGAGGACGGTTCCGAGGGGGACGCGGAGCGGGCGGTGCCGGCCGGTGAGCCGCCGCAGTGGGTGGCCGAGTGGCTGTCCGGGCGGCGTGAGCACCGCGAGGACCGGCCGGGCACGGGGGACAAGGACGGGGGCAAGGGGGACAAGGGGAGCAAGGGGCTCGCCGATCCCGAGGCGGCGCGGCGGCGGGCGGAGCGCCGGGCGCAGCGGATCGGTGCGGGGGCCGAGGAGCTGGAGCGGCGGCTCGCTGACCTGCTGCGGTCGGGGCTGGCCGCGGCGGACCGCACGGGGTACGGCAGTTGGGACGAGACGGCGGCCCGCATGGTGGACGCGCAGGCGCCCGGACTCGCGGCGCGGGTGCGCGAGTTGGGGTCGATACCGGGCTCCGGGGCCGACTGGCCCTCCCGGCTGCTGGAGGAATGTGCGCTGCTCCACCTCCTCGACGAGGGGTTCCTCGGTATCGAGCGGCTGCCGGAGCCGCTGGCGGCCACGGTCCGCACACGGGTCGGCCTGCCGGCCGACGCGGCCGGCACCGGAGCCGCGGACAGGGCCGGGGCCTCGGACACGGCCGCGGACGGGGCCGCCAGTGGTTCCGTCCGCGGCTCCGCCGATGGTTCCGCCGTCCGCTCCCGGGAGCGGACGGTCCGGGACCGGTGGCTGGTACTGGCGCAGCAGGACCGTGAGGAAGGCCCACAGGGGAAGCTGACCACGCGGCGCATATGGATGAGGGGCGAGCGGACGCGGCGGATGGCGCTGCATCTGTCCTTCGCGGGACCGGGGCGGGCCCACGACCTCGCCCTGCCGCCGGGGCTCGTCCTGGACGCCGACCTGACGTACCACCCCGGCGCCCGCCCGCTGCGCGCCACCTTGGGCGAGCGGTACGCACCGGCCGCTCCGGGGGACATGCCGGCCGGGTGCGGTACGGACGCCGCGCTCGCGGCCTACGGTGACGCGCTGCGCGATGACCCGTGGCTGGACTCCTGGCCGGTGGTGCTCGCCGATGTCGTACCGATACCGGCCCGGCCGCCGGCGCCCGGGCGGCCGGGTACGGGCTGGCAACTGGCCGACGCGGACGGCGAATCGGCCCTGCCCGTGGACCCGCGCTGCGAGGGCGGCGCGGGCCTGTGGCAGCTCGCCGCCGTCTCCGGCGGCGGCCCCGTCACCGTCTTCGGCGAGTGCGGCCACCGCGGCTTCGTCCCGCTGACGACGTGGGATCCGGCCCCGGTGGCGCTCTGA
- a CDS encoding ATP-binding protein, translated as MSYAKTENGAESARVAGAAAGPAEGAGTALRPHAEDAFANELSALAAADDRPRPERWRLSPWAVATYLLGGTLPDGTVITPKYVGPRRIVEVAVTTLATDRALLLLGVPGTAKTWVSEHLAAAVSGDSTLLVQGTAGTPEEAIRYGWNYAQLLAHGPSRDALVPSPVMRAMAEGMTARVEELTRIPADVQDTLITVLSEKTLPVPELGQEVQAVRGFNLIATANDRDRGVNELSSALRRRFNTVVLPLPATPDEEVDIVTRRVEQIGRSLDLPAAPDGMDEIRRVVTVFRELRDGLTADGRTKLKSPSGTLSTAEAISVVTNGLALATHFGDGVLRPADVAAGILGAVVRDPAADRVVWQEYLESVVRERDGWKDFYRACREVSA; from the coding sequence ATGTCTTACGCGAAGACGGAGAACGGCGCGGAAAGCGCTCGCGTGGCGGGCGCGGCAGCCGGGCCGGCGGAGGGTGCCGGGACGGCCCTGCGGCCGCACGCAGAAGATGCATTCGCAAATGAGCTGTCCGCGCTGGCCGCCGCGGACGACCGCCCGAGGCCCGAGCGCTGGCGCCTCTCGCCGTGGGCGGTGGCCACGTATCTGCTCGGCGGCACGCTCCCCGACGGGACGGTCATCACGCCCAAGTACGTCGGCCCGCGCCGCATCGTGGAGGTGGCGGTCACCACCCTCGCGACCGACCGCGCGCTGCTGCTCCTCGGCGTTCCCGGCACGGCCAAGACCTGGGTGTCGGAGCACCTCGCGGCGGCGGTCAGCGGTGACTCCACGCTGCTGGTCCAGGGCACGGCCGGTACCCCGGAGGAGGCGATCCGGTACGGCTGGAACTACGCGCAGCTGCTCGCGCACGGCCCCAGCCGGGACGCGCTGGTGCCCAGCCCCGTGATGCGGGCGATGGCCGAGGGCATGACCGCGCGGGTCGAGGAGCTGACGCGGATCCCCGCGGACGTGCAGGACACGCTGATCACCGTGCTGTCGGAGAAGACGCTGCCCGTACCGGAGTTGGGGCAGGAGGTGCAGGCGGTCCGCGGCTTCAACCTCATCGCCACCGCCAACGACCGCGACCGCGGGGTCAACGAGCTCTCCAGTGCGCTGCGCCGCCGCTTCAACACCGTCGTGCTGCCGCTGCCGGCCACGCCGGACGAAGAGGTCGACATCGTCACGCGCCGCGTCGAGCAGATCGGCCGCTCGCTGGACCTGCCTGCCGCGCCGGACGGCATGGACGAGATCCGCCGGGTCGTCACCGTCTTCCGCGAGCTGCGGGACGGCCTGACGGCGGACGGGCGTACGAAGCTCAAGTCGCCGTCCGGGACGCTCTCCACCGCCGAGGCGATCTCCGTCGTCACCAACGGGCTGGCGCTGGCCACGCATTTCGGTGACGGCGTGCTGCGGCCGGCGGACGTGGCGGCGGGCATCCTCGGCGCGGTCGTCCGCGACCCGGCGGCTGACCGGGTCGTCTGGCAGGAGTACCTGGAGTCGGTCGTCCGCGAGCGCGACGGCTGGAAGGACTTCTACCGCGCCTGCCGGGAGGTGAGCGCATGA